The genomic DNA TGGAGCACCGTGCCGGGCGAGAGGTGACCATATGCGGGGTCGTGGCCGAGATAGGCGTAGATAAGCGTGTCGCCTGCGGCCGGAGCATAGAGATAGGCGATCGGCTGCTCTTTCACGAATAATACCCAGCCGCGCATCGCATCGCGCGCAGCCAGCGCGGCAATTTCTGCGACGACATCCCGACCATCCGGCATGCCCGCGTCGAGCAGCCGCTCCTGATAGGTCAGCGCGGACACGGCGCGGGCGTGTCGATGGAAGTCGGCGACTTGCTCGGGCCGATGGAAGGCGCGCACCTCCGTATCCGCGGCCTTGCGCAGCTTGCGCTTGAGCCCCGAGCGTGTCGCGCCGGACAGGCCGCCAAGCCAGGCGTCGAACGGCTGGCGGAGATCGGCATAGCGGCGGGGGTAGCGCTGGCGAACGAAGGCGGCGAGATCGGGTCGCGCGGCGCGGAAGGCGGGCAGCAGCGCTTCGGGCAGCGAGGTGACGAGATACCCGTCGCCATCGGCGCCCGTCAGATCGGGCAGGCGCGCGGCAAGCACATCGTCCAGCGAAAGCGGCACGCGGACCAGCTTACGCCGTACGGTGGCGATCGTGCGCGGGCCGACGCGCAGCGGCAGCGCGATCGTCGCCGCCATCAGCGCACGACCATCGCGGCGATGATCTCCAGTCCCGCTAGGGTCGATCCCGTGACCGCGGTGAGCGCCGATCCGGGCCGCTCGTAGCGCGTGTCCGCCCACACCTGCGCGCCGCGCCGCCGCGCCTCGCGCAATCGCTTCGGCGGCAGTGGCCGCGAGCGCACGGGCGCGGCGATGTCGCCAAG from Allosphingosinicella indica includes the following:
- a CDS encoding GNAT family N-acetyltransferase; amino-acid sequence: MAATIALPLRVGPRTIATVRRKLVRVPLSLDDVLAARLPDLTGADGDGYLVTSLPEALLPAFRAARPDLAAFVRQRYPRRYADLRQPFDAWLGGLSGATRSGLKRKLRKAADTEVRAFHRPEQVADFHRHARAVSALTYQERLLDAGMPDGRDVVAEIAALAARDAMRGWVLFVKEQPIAYLYAPAAGDTLIYAYLGHDPAYGHLSPGTVLQAEAFRELMAEGRFARFDFTEGDGQHKRQFATGAVNCVDVLLLRRTPANLATGALLAAFDGGVAAAKTVIGSLGLGTLARRLRG